A stretch of Apostichopus japonicus isolate 1M-3 chromosome 9, ASM3797524v1, whole genome shotgun sequence DNA encodes these proteins:
- the LOC139973313 gene encoding kelch-like protein 38 gives MGCCQSCRRKKSHPPDHEPGGFMYPEMPTDDEKTVSPLGETNIVLDFGTWNGMIGDRSSRDSAILVTKIEGSNLSLSKRMSLDRSTFYRLSRLGSQYSLGDSIHTDGSTWTVASSVNELREVDDPNYAADVLVKLNHFRNMKKYVDFTIHVGNQSFDCHKVVLAATSRYFAVNLADEITEDGKSIKRRELTLTEAEPRVVQALIDYIYTSKLTISSDNAAKMLAATRIFHLQSAEQACLDFLERQDNRQRDSYSESTQNIATEYTFEQPYHVQEILLGLNDMRFDGRFIDTYFFVENEEHESIPCHKVVVATIDHFVEERLGPVDQNCRITVNDVKLTVLKMIINYTYTSRLEVCEENASEALMVACKMQHQSAIKKCSDFIKKKLNAHNCLGVMRAARDPSCEYLQKAATKFALKNFPEVARCQEYSELAPDEILDYLGDDNLNLRSEMEAFDALMKWLNYDLTIRESFLQDVIRAVRLPYIDPKQLLTEIESHELVQSNNQCLEIIQEAKDLQALIRENKHTKDPRCKPRRAYADVTFVVGGQNKQQEWVQETCYYDSVRRKWYPLAKFPSGNVKYKVVSLHGDVYVIGGCNKGDNITGEVWRYIALYDEWKQVASLKMPRFSHGVGVLHDRIYVVGGREKATGQPLNAVERYGRQSNAWKTGEEMTYGVVDPVVTAHSRRLYVIGGYRPNGHVMVQCFHLEKNAWTVVEDVSLTIEPSVAATLKSKIYLVGGKTEYKVEVYNPHKGEVQTVGEMPHAEAHTRELYSATVTNRKINVTGGQWTVGMEDALTISTNSFEQYDPVTNEWTVLGPMPRALTYHGCVTIRRYIGLPRSMVQRANGPSYQYKC, from the exons ATGGGGTGCTGTCAGAGCTGTCGTCGTAAGAAATCCCACCCCCCTGACCATGAACCTGGGGGGTTCATGTATCCCGAGATGCCCACTGATGACGAGAAAACTGTCAGTCCTCTGGGTGAAACCAATATTGTCCTAGATTTCGGCACCTGGAACGGCATGATCGGAGACAGGTCCTCGCGGGACTCTGCCATACTCGTCACCAAGATTGAAGGATCCAACCTGTCGCTATCAAAGCGAATGTCATTGGACAGGAGTACTTTCTATCGCCTGAGTCGCCTCGGAAGCCAGTATTCTCTCGGGGACAGTATTCACACCGACGGCAGCACCTGGACGGTCGCGTCGTCCGTCAACGAGCTCAGAGAGGTCGACGATCCCAATTACGCAGCTGATGTTTTAGTGAAATTGAACCATTTCCGTAACATGAAAAAGTACGTAGACTTCACCATACACGTAGGAAACCAAAGCTTTGACTGTCACAAAGTCGTGTTAGCCGCGACTAGTAGGTACTTTGCCGTCAATCTTGCCGACGAGATCACGGAGGATGGTAAGAGTATAAAGAGGAGAGAGCTCACCCTGACAGAGGCAGAACCTAGGGTAGTTCAGGCTCTCATAGATTATATTTACACATCAAAACTAACCATAAGTAGCGACAACGCTGCAAAAATGTTAGCCGCCACTAGAATTTTTCATCTGCAATCCGCAGAGCAAGCTTGCCTTGATTTTCTAGAGAGACAGGATAACAGGCAGAGGGATTCCTACAGTGAATCGACTCAGAACATCGCGACAGAGTACACCTTTGAACAGCCTTACCATGTACAGGAGATCCTCCTCGGATTGAACGACATGAGATTCGACGGTAGATTCATAGATACATACTTTTTCGTGGAGAACGAGGAACACGAATCCATCCCCTGTCATAAGGTCGTCGTGGCGACCATAGATCATTTCGTGGAAGAGAGACTGGGACCCGTGGATCAAAACTGCCGCATCACCGTCAACGACGTGAAGCTGACCGTCCTGAAGATGATCATTAATTACACTTACACATCTCGGCTGGAGGTCTGCGAGGAGAATGCAAGCGAGGCACTGATGGTCGCCTGTAAGATGCAGCACCAGTCTGCAATCAAAAAGTGTAGTGACTTCATCAAGAAGAAACTCAATGCTCACAACTGTCTCGGAGTCATGAGGGCGGCCAGAGATCCCAGCTGTGAGTATCTGCAGAAAGCTGCCACAAAGTTTGCGCTGAAGAACTTTCCCGAAGTTGCCAGGTGTCAAGAGTATTCAGAACTAGCCCCCGACGAGATACTGGATTATCTCGGAGACGACAATTTGAACTTACGCAGCGAAATGGAAGCGTTTGACGCTCTGATGAAGTGGTTGAACTACGACCTGACGATCAGGGAATCTTTCTTGCAGGACGTTATCAGAGCCGTCCGCTTGCCGTATATCGACCCCAAACAATTACTCACTGAAATAGAGAGTCATGAGTTAGTGCAGAGTAATAACCAGTGCCTGGAAATCATTCAGGAAGCCAAAGATCTGCAAGCTCTGATCAGAGAGAACAAACACACCAAGGACCCGAGGTGCAAACCTCGTAGGGCGTACGCCGATGTCACCTTTGTCGTGGGGGGTCAAAACAAACAGCAAGAATGGGTTCAAGAGACATGTTATTATGATAGCGTTCGTAGGAAGTGGTATCCTCTGGCCAAATTCCCCAGTGGGAATGTCAAGTACAAGGTTGTCTCCCTTCATGGAGATGTTTATGTGATAGGAGGCTGTAACAAAGGGGATAATATCACAGGGGAGGTCTGGAGGTATATAGCTCTGTACGACGAATGGAAACAGGTCGCTAGTCTAAAGATGCCACGGTTCTCCCACGGGGTGGGTGTGCTCCACGACCGCATCTATGTCGTTGGCGGTCGAGAGAAAGCGACCGGCCAGCCTCTGAATGCGGTGGAACGCTATGGTAGACAATCCAACGCTTGGAAGACCGGGGAGGAGATGACCTACGGTGTAGTCGACCCTGTGGTGACAGCTCACAGCCGGAGGTTGTATGTGATTGGAGGCTACAGGCCTAACGGACATGTAATGGTTCAGTGCTTCCACTTGGAGAAAAACGCCTGGACAGTGGTAGAGGATGTGTCTCTGACCATTGAACCCAGCGTCGCTGCGACCCTCAAGAGCAAGATTTACTTGGTCGGAGGGAAAACTGAGTACAAAGTGGAG GTCTACAACCCTCACAAGGGTGAAGTTCAAACTGTCGGTGAAATGCCTCACGCGGAGGCGCACACTCGGGAGCTGTACTCTGCGACCGTGACCAACCGAAAGATCAACGTAACGGGAGGGCAGTGGACCGTCGGGATGGAGGACGCTCTGACCATCTCCACCAACAGCTTTGAACAGTACGACCCCGTCACCAACGAATGGACGGTCCTGGGCCCGATGCCGAGAGCACTTACCTACCACGGCTGTGTGACCATCAGGAGGTACATCGGTCTACCCAGGAGTATGGTGCAAAGAGCCAACGGGCCCTCATATCAGTACAAATGTTGA